A DNA window from Theobroma cacao cultivar B97-61/B2 chromosome 5, Criollo_cocoa_genome_V2, whole genome shotgun sequence contains the following coding sequences:
- the LOC18600037 gene encoding uncharacterized protein LOC18600037, producing MKRKLKRVEKGDLIEDNLWGFGGFLRLLKFCMVKMLGCECFCWHRGGGEELPLPRPQPFSLPSPIPEWPPGQGFATGKINLGELEVVQITKFESVWSCNLLRGKSKGVTFYKPVGIPDGFFCLGHYCQPNDQPLRGYVLVACERVASSTEVYCDYDSDSDLPALTKPVNYSLIWSTDAHGNGCGFFWLPNPPVGYKAMGVLVTDTPEEPNVEEVRCVRDDLTETCEISDTILASASNPFQVWNTRPCRRGMFCKGVSVGTFFCSTYFVSEEEELEISCLKNLDPTLHAMPNLNQIHALIKHYGATVFFHSDEDCMPSSVQWFFKNGALLYEYGNPKGEPIDCWGSNLPSGGTNDGTFWIDLPADDYARNYVKKGNLESAELYVHVKPALGGTFTDIVMWIFCPFNGPANLKIGLMSIQMNKIGEHVSDWEHFTLRISNFTGELWQGYFSQHSGGEWVDAFNLEFIEGNKPIVYSSKHGHASFPHPGTYLQGSVKLGIGIRNDAARSKYYVDSSTRYQIIAAEYLGDGVVTEPCWLDYMREWGPTIVYDSRSELDKIINLLPLFVRFSVENIFDLFPTELYGEEGPTGPKEKDNWVGDERW from the exons aTGAAAAGAAAGTTGAAGAGGGTCGAAAAGGGTGATCTTATTGAAGATAATTTGTGGGGTTTTGGTGGGTTTTTGAGATTGTTAAAGTTTTGCATGGTTAAGATGCTGGGGTGTGAATGCTTTTGTTGGCACAGAGGAGGTGGTGAAGAGTTACCTTTGCCTCGGCCTCAGCCTTTCTCTTTGCCTTCTCCAATTCCAGAATGGCCTCCAG GTCAAGGATTTGCTACTGGAAAAATAAACCTAGGAGAATTAGAAGTGGTTCAAATTACTAAGTTTGAGAGTGTTTGGAGCTGCAATTTGTTGCGTGGTAAATCGAAAGGTGTCACATTTTATAAACCTGTGGGGATTCCGGATGGATTTTTCTGTCTCGGTCATTACTGTCAACCAAATGACCAGCCACTGAGAGGGTATGTTCTTGTCGCTTGTGAAAGGGTAGCTTCCAGTACAGAAGTTTATTGTGACTATGACTCAGATTCAGACCTTCCAGCGCTCACAAAGCCTGTTAACTATTCATTGATTTGGAGCACAGATGCACATGGTAATGGTTGTGGTTTCTTCTGGCTGCCAAACCCACCAGTGGGTTATAAAGCCATGGGAGTTTTGGTTACCGACACGCCAGAGGAGCCTAATGTGGAAGAAGTTAGATGTGTTCGAGATGACCTTACGGAGACTTGTGAAATTAGTGATACCATACTTGCCAGTGCTTCAAACCCATTTCAGGTTTGGAACACGAGACCATGCAGAAGAGGAATGTTTTGCAAAGGTGTTTCTGTTGGGACATTCTTCTGCAGCACCTACTTTGTTTCTGAAGAAGAAGAGTTAGAGATCTCATGCTTGAAGAATCTAGACCCCACACTACACGCGATGCCAAATCTAAACCAGATTCATGCACTCATCAAACACTATGGTGCAACAGTTTTCTTTCATTCTGATGAAGATTGTATGCCGTCATCAGTTcaatggtttttcaaaaaTGGAGCACTTCTATATGAATATGGTAACCCTAAAGGTGAACCTATTGATTGTTGGGGTTCTAACTTGCCCAGTGGAGGGACAAATGATGGCACATTTTGGATAGATTTGCCTGCAGATGATTATGCAAGAAATTATgtaaagaaaggaaatttaGAGAGTGCAGAGCTCTATGTTCACGTAAAACCAGCGTTAGGAGGAACATTTACTGACATTGTGATGTGGATATTTTGCCCCTTCAATGGACCAGCCAACCTTAAGATTGGGTTAATGAGCATACAAATGAACAAAATTGGGGAACATGTGAGTGACTGGGAACACTTCACTCTCCGGATAAGCAACTTCACTGGAGAACTGTGGCAAGGATACTTCTCACAGCATAGCGGTGGTGAGTGGGTTGACGCTTTCAACTTGGAATTTATTGAAGGTAATAAGCCAATTGTTTACTCATCCAAACACGGGCATGCTAGTTTTCCACATCCCGGGACTTACCTGCAAGGGTCAGTTAAACTTGGAATAGGAATTAGGAATGATGCTGCCCGAAGCAAATACTATGTGGATTCAAGCACTAGGTATCAGATTATTGCAGCTGAGTATCTCGGGGATGGAGTAGTTACAGAACCATGTTGGTTGGATTACATGAGAGAGTGGGGTCCTACCATAGTATATGATTCAAGATCTGAACTAGATAAGATAATTAATCTGCTGCCATTGTTTGTTCGATTTTCAGTGGAGAACATCTTTGACCTGTTTCCGACTGAGCTTTATGGGGAGGAAGGGCCAACTGGACCAAAGGAGAAGGATAACTGGGTAGGAGATGAAAGATGGTAG